The DNA region CCCGATGGGCGCGGCCTCGTACCGGTCGAAACCGGCCGGGTCCGCGTGCAGCGGGTCGTCGATCCGTGGCGCGTCGGCCGCCAGTACGGGGTCGGAGTGCAGCCAGTCGTGCATGGGGCCGGTGATGGTCGATCCTGCGGCGAGCGCGGCGCCCGCGCTCACCAAGCCGCGTCGGTTGAGCATGAGGTCCATTCCCGTGAATTCGGTGAGGACCGCTGCCGTCCGCTCGGGCGCCCACGGCAGTCCGTCGGGATTGTCCTGCGTCCCGGCCTCTCGCCGCTTCCCCACACGCCCGCGTCGGCCGAACCCGAGGTCCTCGATGGTCACGACACGACCGAGTCGCTCGGTGAACAGGGCAGCCAGCACTTTGGGCACGGGATCGCGGGGGGACTCCCCCATGTCGATCCAACGCCTCACCCGCGAGGTGTCGGTGGCCAGTTGCGGGTGGCCCATGGCGGCCGCCTGCCTGTTCACCATTCTCGCGAGTTCGCCCTTGGACCAGCCGGCGAGGCCGAACAGGTCGGACAGGCGGGTGTTGGGTTCTCCGGTCACGTCAAGCCCCCAGGTTCTCGGCTGTGTTGACAGTAACCCCCTGTCAGATGCCATGCGACTATTCGCCAGGGTTCGCCAGGGTGCGCCAGATGGTCTGCCACCCGTCGGCCGGTGTCAGGTAGGAAAGCGCCACCCCGCCCGGCAGCCCTAGGTACTCCCCAGGGTGCCGAACGGCCGCCGGCCGGGGCGGTGCACGCAACTTGTCGGCGCACGAAGGGATCTGTCTCGCCTCATGTACACAGCATCGTCCTCCGTGACCGCCCCGCCCCGGCCGCTTCGTCCCCTGGGGGCGGGCGGCGGACCGTACCTCACTCCGCATGCCGCTCCACCGGTGCCCAACACGGTCCGGCCGCGGCGGCCGGCAGGGCTGGTCGGCCCCCCGCTCAGCGGTCGGCTGGACCTGTCCGGCGCGCAGGGCGCACAGCTGAGAATGGCGATCGCCTCGGTGCACCGGATCTGCCCCGAGTTCAACCCGGTCCAGGTGCTGCGCCGCAGCGGCCGTTCGGTGCTGCTCGTCGGCTCCACCGGCCGCGCGACCGCGGTCGCCAAGTGTTTACTGGACCACTCCCCCGCGTGGTCGGAGCGGTTCCGTCACGAAATAGCTGCATATCGTGCATTCGTCCGGCACCGTCCGCCGGTGCGCGTGCCGCGTCTCATCGCGGCCGATCCGGAGAACTGCACCCTGGTGATCGAGCGGATGCCCGGCCGGGTGGCCGCGTTGACCAGGCATCCGTCGGAGGCTCCGCCCCGTGCCGATATTCGGGCCGCGCTGGGCGCGATCAGCCGGGTCAACGCCTGGCGGCCTGCGCCGGGCCTCTTCGACGCTCCGCTCGACTACGCCTCGCGGATCGCCCGGTACCACGAGCTGGGGCTCTTCACGGACCGGGATCTGGGCGATCTGCAGAAGCTGCTGCACGGCCTGGCGCACGCGGGCGGGCGGCAGGGCATGGGGCAGTTCTGTCACGGCGACGCGCTGCTTTCCAACATCCTGCTGTCGCCCACGGGTCCGGTGCTGGTGGACTGGGAGCACGCGGGCTGGTACCTGCCCGGCTACGACCTGGCGACGCTCTGGACGGTCCTCGGAGACGCACCGGCGGCGCGGCGTCAGATCAGCCAGCTGGCGCAGGCCAACGGACCCGCCGCGCGGGACGCGTTCCTGGTGAACCTGATGCTGGTGCTGACCCGCGAGATCCGTACGTACGAGACGGCCGTACAGCGGGCCATGCGGGATTCGACGGCCTCGGGCGCCGGTCAGGACCGCCCTGGTGCGCTGTCGTCGAGCGAGGAGCAGCGGCTGTTGCTGCGCCGGCTGCACGACGACTGCGCGATGGCCCGCAGGGCCGTGCGTGCCGCGGTCGGCACTCGCTGACCCTGCCAGGGGGATGCGCGCTGCGGGTCCGGTGCCGACACACCGGACCCGCAGCGCGCCGATGTGCTGTCAGGGGCTCTTGAAGTCGACCGCGTCCACGTCGAACGAGTTGTTCTGCGGGGACGTGAAGACGAGGTACAGCTTGTGGGTTCCCTTCAGGTCCTGGACGGGCACGGGTGGGGTCGCCTGATAGTTGTCCCAGCCGCCCGTATTGGGGACCGGGGTGGTGGCGAGCAGCGGGCCGTCGGCGGCGTCCGCGCGCAGTTCGATCGCGCCGACTCCGTTGGGTGAGGACAGCCGGTAGCTGACCGTACCGATGCCCTCGACGCTCATCGGGTCGAAGGCGACCCAGTCGCCGTGGGAGACGTCTCCGATCCGCTTGCCGTTCTCGGCTCCTTCCTGGGCGACGATCCGGGTGCCGGACTGGGCGTCGTAGTACTCCGCCTGCTTGTGCTTCGGCTGGAGCACGGCGCGGCCGTAGCCGGTCAGGGCCGAGACGCCGTCGCCGCCCTTGTCGGTGTACTTGGCGTTGAGTACGTAGGTGAGGTCCGCGCCTTCGGGGTGGCCGCCCAGATCACCGGTGTCCACGGTCCCTTCGCAACCGGGGATGTCGGTGGTGGGGTGCTCGTGGTCGTCGTGGCCCAGGGCCGGGTTGACGGTGACCTTGGAGCAGTCGACCGGGCCGTCCTCGGGATCGGTGACCGTGACCTTGTACGGGATCTTGTCGCCGAACTCGATGAGCTTGCCGCTGACCGGGAAATCGATGGTCACCTTCGGTGCCGTGTTGCCCGCGGTGACGGGAATGTTGGCGTAGCCGGACTTGCCGGTGGAGTCGGTGACCTTCAGCTGGGCGGCGAAGTCGCCCTTGGCCGTGTAGGTGTGGCTGGGGTCCGCCTCGGTGGCGTCGTAGGTGCCGTCGCCGTCGAAGTCCCAGGCGTAGCTGAGAGCGTCGCCGTCCGGGTCGTTGCTGCCCTCGCTGGAGAAGTCGACCTTCAGCGGTACGGGGCCGTCCGTGGCGGAGGCGGCGGCCTTGGCCATGGGCGCGCGCTGTCCCTGTGCGTAGTCGATGCGGTAGAGCCCGGAGTCGTTGTTGCCGCCGCCGAAGGAGCTGCCCCATTCGAGGACGTAGAGCGAGCCGTCGGGTCCGAACGTCATGTCCATCGGCTTGTTGAACTTCTGGGTGGAGAGGAAGTCATTGATCTTGAGCAGCTTCTGGTCCTGGTCGAAGCGGACTTCCTTGACGAAGTTGCGCGACCACTCGTAGAAGAAGCTCGCGCCCTCGAAGTAGGCGGGGAACTTCGTGGTGGACGGGTTCTTCCCGTCGTAGTGGTAGACGGGGCCGCTCATCGGGGCCGAGCCGCCGCTGCCGACCTCGGGGAATTCCTCGGACGCTCCGTAGCCATACCAGATCTCCGGCTGCTGGATGGGCGGGAGTTCGGTCAGACCGGTGTTGTTGGGCGAGGGGTTGACCGGGTTGGCGCAGTCGAACTTGGGGCCGACTTCCTTGGTGTCCGGGTTGTACGGGGCGTACGCCTGGTTGTTGCCGTGGCAGAACGGCCAGCCGAAGTTGCCGGCCTTCTTGATGACGTTGTACTCGACGAGGCCCTCGGGTCCTCGGTCGGTGGTGGGCAGTCCGCGGTCGGGGCCGTAGTCGGAGGCGTGGACGTAGCCCGTCTTCGGGTCGACGGTGAAGCGGAAGGGGTTGCGGAAGCCCATCGCGTAGATCTCGGGGCGGGTCTTCGCCGTGCCGGGGGCGAAGAGATTGCCCTCGGGAATGGTGTAGCCGCCGGAGTTCTTGGGCTTGATGCGAAGGATCTTGCCCCGCAGGTCGTTGGTGCTGCCCGCGGTGCGGGCGGCGTCCAGCATCTGCTTGCCCTCGCGCCAGTCGAGCGGGGCGTACCCCTGCCAGTTCGGGTCGAGGTTGGGCGGGGTGTCGTCGCCGACGCCGAGGTAGAGCGTGCGGTCGGGGCCGAACTCGACGGCGCCGCCGGTGTGTCCGGGCTCGGGGAAGGTGCGGTCGCGGTAGGCGGGGACGTCGAGGAGCTTCTTCTCGCTGGCGCGGTCGAGGGTGTTGCCCTTGACCGTGAAGCGGGAGAGCCGGTTGACGTCCTCGGTGGCGTCCGCGGGGGCGTAGTAGAGGTAGATCCAGTGGTTCTTCATGAAGTCCGGGTCGAGTTCCATGCCGACCAGGCCGTCCTCGCCGCCGGTGTAGACGTCGAGCTTCCCGGCCGTGGTGGTGGCGTGGGTCGCCGGGTCGTAGATGTTGACCTCGCCGCTGCGCTGGACGTAGAAGACCCGGCCGTCCTTGGCCACGTCGAGTTCCATCGGGTCGGCGGTGTTGTCGTCGAGGGCGACCTTCTCGTAGCCGCTCCAGACGGTGCCGCCGCAGTCGCCGGGCTTGTTGCCCGCGGCCCACCTGACGCCGCCCATGACATGGGTACGGAAAGCTGCTTCGCTGTACGAGGCGGTGTCGTGGCCCATGGCGGTCGCCCAGACCTTGCCGCCCACGGTGTTGCGGCACCAGGAGATCGGGTGGTCGGCGCCCATGGCTGAGCCGCCGGGGTTGTACGTGGTTTCGTCGGCGGTGACCAGGACGTGGACGTCGCCACGGGGGTTCCGGTCGAAGTTGTACCACTCCTCGGGGCGCTCCCAGCGTTCGGGGAGCCCGGCGGTCGACGGGTGGACCCGGTCGGCGACCTTGGCGGTGCCCTGGAGGACACCGGGTGAGTGGGCGGGCATGTGGACGCCGCCGTTGATGGCCTCGTCCCACCAGGGGAAGGTTTCCTCGATGCCCATGTCGAGGGTGTTGTGGATGGCGACGACGCCGCCACCGCCGCGCACGTAGGACTGCATCGCTTCGCGCTGGGCGTCGGTGTCCCAGACCATGCCGGAGTTCTGCAGCATGACGATGACGTCGAAGTCCTCGAGCTTCGCCGTGTCGAAGACCGCGGGGTCGGCGGTCTCGACGAGCTCGAAGCCTCCTGCGGCCGCCTCCTCCTTGAACATCTGGATGCCGGCCGGGATGGAGGCGTGCACGTACCCGACGGCGCGGGTGAAGAGCAGGGCGCGGAAGGCGGGGGCCTTGCCGGTGGTGGCTGCGGTCGCGGGCAGTGCGGTCAGCGCGAGGAGCAGTGCGCCCACCAGCGCGATGAACGTGCACCGCATGTCACGAACATGACAGCGCAATCGGTGACGACTCACGAGCGGGTCCTCTCTGCGGGTTGCGGACGAGCGGGGTCAGGGGGTGGTGCCGAGGGCTGTCCCGTAATCCCTGGTGGATCAGCGTGCGGCGTCAGACGCGGTGCATCGCAAGGCGGAGGGACGCCCGAATACTGGATGTATTCGGGTGTCCCGACAACGCGGCGAGGTGCCGTGGCTGTCGTCGCACGCCCGCCAGGGATTACGGGACAGCCCTCAGGGCGCGGCGCAGAAAGGCCAGCCCGTCGGTCGCGATGCTGTCCTGGGTATCGGCGAGCGGCCGCCAGACCGAGGCGGCGACCGCGATGGCGTCGTTGTGCGCGGTGAACGACTCGATGCAGAGCGGGCCCCAGTAGCCGCTCGTGGTGAGCGCGGTGAGGAAGCCGGGCCAATCGAGACAGTCGGCGCCGGGGGTGCCCCGGTCGTTGGCGCACACCTGGACGTGGACGATGCGGCCCGCCGCGCGGCGTACGGCGTCGGGCAGCGAGCGTTCCTCGATGTTCTGGTGGTACACGTCGAGCGCGAGGCCGATGGCACCCTCGGGGAGCCCTGCCAGCGCTTCGAGGGTCTGGTCCACGGTGTTGAGCAGACTCGTCTCGTACCGGTTGAGAGGTTCCACGGCGAGCCGCACCCCCGCCGCGCGGGCGTGCTCGACGACCGGGGCGAGGTTCTTCCGTAACTCCTCGTACGCCGCGGCGCGTTCGGCGCGGTCCATCCGCCAGGTGCGGCCCACCGCCGCATACATGGGCCCGGCGACGGTGGGGGCGCCGAGCGTCCGGGCGGCGTCGACGCAGCGGTACAGATAGTCCTGGGTGACCCGGACGGTCTGCGGATCGGTGCGGACGAGGTCGCGGCCGGGCGGCATGACCGCGACCACTGCGGCGGGGGCGAGACCGGAGGCGTCGAGGAGCTTGGCGACGGATGCGGGCGCCCAGTCCCGTTCGTTCTCCAACGGGATCTCGACGCAGTCGAATCCCCACGCGGACAGCCGCGGCAGGACGTCGCCGAGCGTTTCGTACGTCACCGGCGAGTGCCAGATCCACGGATTGGCACCGAGCGGGAAGGCGACGGTCACTTCTTGCCTCCCCACTTCTCCGGGAACCCGGGGAGGTTCTCGCAGCCGCACATCGCGTAGTGCAGTGGTGGCATGCCGGGCTCGAAGTACTGGTCGAGGGTGGACTGGGTGACGGTGGGCTGCGGAAGCTTCCACTCCTTCGGGACCTGCTCCCCCTTGAGGATCCTCAGCGCGGCGATGACCGGGGTACGCCACTGGAAGGTGGGGTACGAGGGGGCGATCGCGGTGAGCTTCTTCTCCTTCCATGCCTGGAGGAAGTCCTGCTGGTCCTCGCCGGTGATGGGCGGTACGTCCTTGCCCGCGTCCTCGAAGGCTTCGACGGCGGCGACCGAGGTCGCCCCGGAGTCCATCCAGACGCCGTCGATGTCGCCGTTGCGGGTGAGGGCGTCGGTGACGATCGCCTTGGTCTTGGCGGGGTCGCCGTCGGTGAACTTCACGTCCACGACATCGAGTCCGCTCTTGTCGAACGCGAGCTTCGCGGCCGACCAGCGGGTCTCCAGCACATCGACGCCGGGGGAGATCCGCAGGGCGAGGATCTTCCCCTTGGGCTTCACCTTCCCGACGAGGAAGTCGGCGGCGACCGCCCCGTATCCGTAACCGCCGATCGGGTTGATGAAGGTGACGGCGCAGTCGGTCTCGACACCCCGGTCGAAGACGATCACCGGCACCTTTCCGCAGGCCTGTTCGACGGCGGGGGTGAGGGTGGCCGTGGTGTTCGGGGAGACGATCAGGGCGTCGCAGTCCCGGCCGGCGAGTTCCTGGATGTCGGAGATCTGCTTGTCGTCCTTGCCCTGCGCGTCGAGCACGGTGAAGTCGGTGATCTCCTTGTGGAGTTCGGCCTCGGCCCGCATGCTCTTCAGGCCGACCTGGCGCCAGGGGTTGAAGACTCCGGCGTTGGAGAAGCAGAGACGGATTCCGCCGGAGCCGTTCTTCTTGTACTGGGTGGTGTCGACGAGGCGGGGGCGCAGCATCTGCTCCCACGGTCTTCCGGCGGGACCCTGCGGGGTCACCTCGGCGAGGCCGAGCTGGCGCTCGTACTCGGCCCGGTCGAAGAACTTCGACTGCTCGCCGGTGCCCGGATCGCCCGTACTGCCGCTCGCTCCGGCGGCGGGCGCGTCGGGCGGTGCGTCGCTGGTGCAGCCGGCGAGCAGGGCCGCGCCGAGCAGGGCGGCGACCGGCGCGAGGAGGTGTCCGAGCTTTCGCGTACTCATGAGGTTTTCGCTCCCGGGGGTTCGGTGCCGCGGCGGCGCAGCCGGGACCAGTCGGCTGCGCCGAGGGCGACGGCGGCTATGACGATGACGCCTTGCACGGTCGATTCCAGGGCGCCGGAGACGCCCTGGAGATTGAGCAGGGTGAACAGTGCCTGGAGCGAGAACGCCCCGGCCATCGCCGCGACGACGGATCCGCGCCCGCCGCCGAGCACCACGCCGCCCAGGACGACGGCGGTGATCGCCTCGAACTCGTAGCCGCGGCCGGCCTGCGCCGAGACTCCGGAGAAGCCGCCGACGAGTACGGCCGCGAGCGCGGCCGCGACGCCGGAGAGGACGAAGGCGATGGTCCGGGCGCGCGTGACCCGGACTCCGGCGAGCGCCGCGGCACGTTCGCTGTCGCCGGTGGCGAGGAGCGTACGGCCGAAGTCGGAACGCATCAGGCGTACGGCCAGGAGGCCCGCGACGACGCAGGCGAGTACGGCCCACGGCAGCCAGCCGAACGCGGTGCCGCGCCCGAGGCGGCGGAACTCCGCGGGCAGCGCGCCGTGCGGGGAGCCTCCCGTCCAGAAGAAGACGGCACCTTCGAGGATCAGCATCATGCCGAGCGTGGTGATGAACGACGGCACGCGCAGCAGGGTGGTGATCAGTCCGCTGACGAGTCCGGCGAGGGCTCCGGCGAGCAGCAGGACCGCGGTGACGAGCGGCCAGGGTGCGGCCGGGAACGAGCCGTACAGTTCGGCGGCGACGACCACCCCGGCGGTGACGATCGCCCCGACGGAGAGATCGAACTCGCCGCAGACGATGACCAGGTACTGGCCGGCGGCGAGGATGACGAGGGGGGCGGCGCGCTTGACGAAGGAGAGGAAGCGGTCGGGTTCGTAGAAGCCCGGGTCGGTGAGGGCGAGTGCGGCGAGGAGCACCGCGAGCAGGAGGTAGACGGGTGTGCCGGCGGTGAGGGCACACGGGACACGGCGGCCGGCGGGTGCCTGGGCGGTGGTCATGCGGTCCTCGCCTTCGGGGTGCGGCGGCCTCGCGCGTAGAGGGCGACGGCCGCGATGATGACGACGCCGCGGACGACGTTCTTGAAGAACGGATCCACGGACAGCTGGTTGAAGACGCTGTCGAGCACGGCGAGGACGAGGACTCCGCCGAGGGTGCCCGCCACTCCCCCGCGCCCCCCGGCGAGCGCGGTGCCGCCGAGGACGACGGCGGCGACGGACTCCAGGTCGTAGCGCGCCTCCGTGCCCGCCCAGGGAGCACCGGCACCGAGCCGCGCGGCGAGGAAGAGGGCTGCGGCGCCGACGCAGAGCGAGCACAGCAGGTGCGCGGTGATGACGGTGCGCCGGGTGCGGACGCCGGAGAGCCGGGCGGCGTGCTCGTCGCCGCCGGTCGCGTACATGTGGTGGCCGAGCCGGGTGCGGCGGGTGATCAGCCAGAGGGCGGCGGCGACCGCGAGGAG from Streptomyces sp. NBC_01591 includes:
- a CDS encoding aminoglycoside phosphotransferase family protein; amino-acid sequence: MYTASSSVTAPPRPLRPLGAGGGPYLTPHAAPPVPNTVRPRRPAGLVGPPLSGRLDLSGAQGAQLRMAIASVHRICPEFNPVQVLRRSGRSVLLVGSTGRATAVAKCLLDHSPAWSERFRHEIAAYRAFVRHRPPVRVPRLIAADPENCTLVIERMPGRVAALTRHPSEAPPRADIRAALGAISRVNAWRPAPGLFDAPLDYASRIARYHELGLFTDRDLGDLQKLLHGLAHAGGRQGMGQFCHGDALLSNILLSPTGPVLVDWEHAGWYLPGYDLATLWTVLGDAPAARRQISQLAQANGPAARDAFLVNLMLVLTREIRTYETAVQRAMRDSTASGAGQDRPGALSSSEEQRLLLRRLHDDCAMARRAVRAAVGTR
- a CDS encoding ThuA domain-containing protein, whose protein sequence is MRCTFIALVGALLLALTALPATAATTGKAPAFRALLFTRAVGYVHASIPAGIQMFKEEAAAGGFELVETADPAVFDTAKLEDFDVIVMLQNSGMVWDTDAQREAMQSYVRGGGGVVAIHNTLDMGIEETFPWWDEAINGGVHMPAHSPGVLQGTAKVADRVHPSTAGLPERWERPEEWYNFDRNPRGDVHVLVTADETTYNPGGSAMGADHPISWCRNTVGGKVWATAMGHDTASYSEAAFRTHVMGGVRWAAGNKPGDCGGTVWSGYEKVALDDNTADPMELDVAKDGRVFYVQRSGEVNIYDPATHATTTAGKLDVYTGGEDGLVGMELDPDFMKNHWIYLYYAPADATEDVNRLSRFTVKGNTLDRASEKKLLDVPAYRDRTFPEPGHTGGAVEFGPDRTLYLGVGDDTPPNLDPNWQGYAPLDWREGKQMLDAARTAGSTNDLRGKILRIKPKNSGGYTIPEGNLFAPGTAKTRPEIYAMGFRNPFRFTVDPKTGYVHASDYGPDRGLPTTDRGPEGLVEYNVIKKAGNFGWPFCHGNNQAYAPYNPDTKEVGPKFDCANPVNPSPNNTGLTELPPIQQPEIWYGYGASEEFPEVGSGGSAPMSGPVYHYDGKNPSTTKFPAYFEGASFFYEWSRNFVKEVRFDQDQKLLKINDFLSTQKFNKPMDMTFGPDGSLYVLEWGSSFGGGNNDSGLYRIDYAQGQRAPMAKAAASATDGPVPLKVDFSSEGSNDPDGDALSYAWDFDGDGTYDATEADPSHTYTAKGDFAAQLKVTDSTGKSGYANIPVTAGNTAPKVTIDFPVSGKLIEFGDKIPYKVTVTDPEDGPVDCSKVTVNPALGHDDHEHPTTDIPGCEGTVDTGDLGGHPEGADLTYVLNAKYTDKGGDGVSALTGYGRAVLQPKHKQAEYYDAQSGTRIVAQEGAENGKRIGDVSHGDWVAFDPMSVEGIGTVSYRLSSPNGVGAIELRADAADGPLLATTPVPNTGGWDNYQATPPVPVQDLKGTHKLYLVFTSPQNNSFDVDAVDFKSP
- a CDS encoding sugar phosphate isomerase/epimerase family protein; translation: MTVAFPLGANPWIWHSPVTYETLGDVLPRLSAWGFDCVEIPLENERDWAPASVAKLLDASGLAPAAVVAVMPPGRDLVRTDPQTVRVTQDYLYRCVDAARTLGAPTVAGPMYAAVGRTWRMDRAERAAAYEELRKNLAPVVEHARAAGVRLAVEPLNRYETSLLNTVDQTLEALAGLPEGAIGLALDVYHQNIEERSLPDAVRRAAGRIVHVQVCANDRGTPGADCLDWPGFLTALTTSGYWGPLCIESFTAHNDAIAVAASVWRPLADTQDSIATDGLAFLRRALRAVP
- a CDS encoding ABC transporter substrate-binding protein, whose product is MSTRKLGHLLAPVAALLGAALLAGCTSDAPPDAPAAGASGSTGDPGTGEQSKFFDRAEYERQLGLAEVTPQGPAGRPWEQMLRPRLVDTTQYKKNGSGGIRLCFSNAGVFNPWRQVGLKSMRAEAELHKEITDFTVLDAQGKDDKQISDIQELAGRDCDALIVSPNTTATLTPAVEQACGKVPVIVFDRGVETDCAVTFINPIGGYGYGAVAADFLVGKVKPKGKILALRISPGVDVLETRWSAAKLAFDKSGLDVVDVKFTDGDPAKTKAIVTDALTRNGDIDGVWMDSGATSVAAVEAFEDAGKDVPPITGEDQQDFLQAWKEKKLTAIAPSYPTFQWRTPVIAALRILKGEQVPKEWKLPQPTVTQSTLDQYFEPGMPPLHYAMCGCENLPGFPEKWGGKK
- a CDS encoding ABC transporter permease; amino-acid sequence: MTTAQAPAGRRVPCALTAGTPVYLLLAVLLAALALTDPGFYEPDRFLSFVKRAAPLVILAAGQYLVIVCGEFDLSVGAIVTAGVVVAAELYGSFPAAPWPLVTAVLLLAGALAGLVSGLITTLLRVPSFITTLGMMLILEGAVFFWTGGSPHGALPAEFRRLGRGTAFGWLPWAVLACVVAGLLAVRLMRSDFGRTLLATGDSERAAALAGVRVTRARTIAFVLSGVAAALAAVLVGGFSGVSAQAGRGYEFEAITAVVLGGVVLGGGRGSVVAAMAGAFSLQALFTLLNLQGVSGALESTVQGVIVIAAVALGAADWSRLRRRGTEPPGAKTS